One region of Bacterioplanoides sp. SCSIO 12839 genomic DNA includes:
- the thyA gene encoding thymidylate synthase, with protein MKQYLDLMRHVRENGTFKEDRTGTGTYSCFGYQMRFDLSEGFPLVTTKKLHLRSIIHELLWFLSGDTNIRYLKENGVSIWDEWADEDGNLGPVYGSQWRSWPTPDGGHIDQITQVIDQIKNNPDSRRIIVSAWNVAEVNNMALPPCHAFFQFYVADGKLSCQLYQRSADIFLGVPFNIASYALLVHMVAQQCDLEVGDFVWTGGDVHLYANHLEQTDLQLSREPLALPQLKIHRKPDSIFDYKFEDFEIVGYESHPHIKAPVAV; from the coding sequence ATGAAACAATATCTCGACCTGATGCGTCATGTACGCGAAAACGGCACCTTTAAAGAAGATCGTACCGGCACCGGTACTTACAGCTGTTTTGGTTATCAGATGCGCTTCGACCTCAGTGAAGGTTTTCCGTTGGTAACCACCAAGAAGCTGCACTTACGCTCCATTATTCATGAGTTGCTGTGGTTTCTGAGTGGCGATACCAACATCCGATACCTGAAGGAAAATGGCGTCAGTATCTGGGATGAGTGGGCCGATGAAGACGGCAACCTTGGCCCGGTTTATGGTTCACAATGGCGCTCCTGGCCAACCCCGGATGGTGGCCATATTGATCAGATCACTCAGGTCATTGATCAGATCAAAAACAACCCGGACTCTCGTCGTATCATCGTAAGTGCCTGGAACGTGGCCGAAGTGAATAATATGGCGCTGCCGCCATGTCATGCGTTTTTCCAGTTTTATGTGGCCGATGGTAAATTATCCTGCCAGCTGTATCAGCGCAGTGCGGATATCTTTTTAGGCGTTCCTTTTAATATCGCCAGTTACGCTTTATTGGTTCATATGGTCGCGCAGCAGTGTGATCTGGAAGTGGGCGACTTTGTTTGGACCGGTGGAGATGTGCATTTGTATGCTAATCACCTGGAGCAAACGGACCTGCAATTAAGCCGTGAGCCTTTGGCGTTACCACAATTGAAAATTCATCGTAAACCGGATTCAATTTTTGATTA
- the lgt gene encoding prolipoprotein diacylglyceryl transferase, with amino-acid sequence MLTYPDIDPVALAIGPLKIHWYGLMYLLAFGTSWWLANVRAKRPGSGWTPEQVSDLIFFGAMGVILGGRCGYVLFYNFPQFLEDPLWLLRVWEGGMSFHGGLLGVLAALAWFGHKYKKNFFDVGDFVAPFVPLGLMFGRIGNFIGGELWGRVADPQSVPWAMVFPRGGDLPRHPSQLYQAALEGFLLFVILWWFSNKPRPQKAVGAAFLIGYGLFRSIAEFFREPDAHIGFDLFGWMSRGQLLSLPMIAIGIAFMVWAYRGDKRQAAAN; translated from the coding sequence ATGCTGACTTACCCTGATATCGATCCGGTGGCTTTGGCCATTGGGCCCTTAAAAATTCATTGGTATGGCCTGATGTACCTGCTGGCGTTTGGCACCAGCTGGTGGCTGGCGAATGTGCGCGCTAAGCGTCCCGGCTCTGGCTGGACCCCTGAGCAGGTATCCGACCTGATTTTCTTTGGTGCCATGGGGGTGATCCTGGGTGGCCGTTGTGGTTATGTGCTGTTTTACAACTTCCCACAGTTTCTCGAAGACCCGTTATGGCTGCTGCGGGTCTGGGAAGGCGGTATGTCATTCCACGGTGGTTTATTAGGGGTATTAGCCGCATTGGCGTGGTTTGGTCATAAGTACAAAAAGAACTTCTTTGATGTTGGCGATTTTGTCGCGCCATTTGTACCGCTGGGTCTGATGTTTGGCCGTATCGGTAACTTTATTGGTGGTGAATTATGGGGCCGGGTTGCCGACCCTCAATCGGTTCCGTGGGCGATGGTATTCCCACGCGGCGGTGATTTACCCCGCCATCCGTCGCAGCTGTATCAGGCGGCATTAGAAGGCTTCCTGCTGTTTGTGATTCTGTGGTGGTTTTCGAATAAACCGCGCCCACAAAAAGCCGTTGGTGCGGCATTTCTGATAGGATATGGCTTGTTCCGCAGCATTGCGGAGTTCTTCCGCGAACCGGACGCTCATATTGGCTTTGACCTGTTTGGCTGGATGAGCCGAGGGCAATTGTTAAGCCTGCCTATGATCGCTATTGGTATTGCCTTTATGGTTTGGGCTTACCGGGGCGATAAACGTCAGGCGGCTGCGAACTGA
- a CDS encoding sulfite exporter TauE/SafE family protein, with translation MMIFLLFLAVGAVAGLLAGLFGIGGGMVIVPVLVLTFAAQGISEAVLTHMAVATSLATIVFTSISSVREHHKNGAVDWPLVSMMSVGIIAGTAIGVSLITSVPGPVLQKIIGVFALLVAIKMFFGLDPKSDGSRPGNAGLVSAGGVVGFGSAWFGIGGGTFTVPYLTWMQIPMRQAVATSAACGLPIAITGAVSNVFAGWNHADLPQWTTGFLYWPAIGGIVLTSVPFAKVGAKLAHTLDQKLLKKAFAVLLVVVGLRFLLS, from the coding sequence ATGATGATTTTTTTACTGTTTTTAGCCGTTGGTGCGGTGGCGGGATTATTAGCGGGTTTGTTTGGTATTGGCGGTGGCATGGTGATTGTCCCCGTGCTGGTACTGACCTTTGCTGCCCAGGGCATCAGTGAGGCGGTATTAACCCATATGGCCGTGGCAACCTCATTGGCAACGATTGTGTTTACCTCCATTAGTTCGGTGCGTGAGCATCATAAGAACGGCGCGGTCGATTGGCCGTTAGTAAGCATGATGAGTGTCGGGATTATTGCGGGAACTGCAATCGGCGTATCTTTGATTACCAGCGTGCCTGGCCCGGTATTACAGAAGATTATCGGTGTGTTTGCGTTATTGGTGGCAATCAAGATGTTCTTTGGGCTTGATCCGAAAAGCGATGGCTCACGCCCAGGCAATGCTGGCTTAGTCAGTGCCGGTGGCGTTGTTGGTTTTGGTTCAGCCTGGTTTGGTATTGGCGGTGGCACGTTTACCGTGCCTTATCTGACCTGGATGCAAATCCCGATGCGCCAGGCCGTCGCTACCTCGGCGGCTTGTGGTTTGCCCATTGCGATAACCGGTGCGGTAAGCAATGTGTTTGCGGGTTGGAATCACGCCGATTTACCACAATGGACGACAGGCTTCTTATATTGGCCGGCGATTGGCGGCATCGTACTGACCAGTGTGCCGTTCGCCAAAGTGGGTGCGAAACTGGCGCATACCCTTGACCAAAAATTACTGAAAAAAGCCTTTGCTGTGCTGTTGGTTGTGGTTGGATTGCGCTTCTTACTGTCATAA